From a region of the Salminus brasiliensis chromosome 4, fSalBra1.hap2, whole genome shotgun sequence genome:
- the usp54a gene encoding inactive ubiquitin carboxyl-terminal hydrolase 54a isoform X2: MSWKRNYFASGSSGLQGIFTPRTMTSIAPSKGLSNEPGQNSCFLNSALQVLWHLDIFRRSFRQLTTHKCMEDSCIFCALKSIFAQFQFSSDKVLPSDALRTALAKTFQDEQRFQLGIMDDAAECFENILMRIHFHIADESKEDICTAKHCIPHQKFAMTLFEQCVCGSCGASSDPLPFIQMVHYISTTSLCNQAVRMLESREKPTPDMFGELLRNASTMGDLRNCPGNCGEKLRIRRVLMNSPEIITIGLVWDSDHSDLAEDVIHSLGTILRLGDLFYRVTEEKARQAELYLVGMVCYYGKHYSTFFFQTKIRKWMYFDDAHVKEIGPKWRDVVSRCIKGHYQPLLLLYADPRGTPVSVQDLASRLELHHYTKTYYDSEDSGREPSISSDTRTDSSTDSYSYKPSHSHHESLASHFSSDSQGTVVCNLENSASHSSLDTSGPLTDSEPAQRHTLRKSGTADRKNGILDRKRSTSRPWRFEERSRSSKTDEVCSAGYHSEGETLKEQQAPRATPKSSSRLRDFKETMSSIILSRPLSASSSSSVGPPDTGNKSHDWEADSTSSESKSSSSGGRYRPAWKPRREALNIDTIFSKERRRQAGYSPLGTSLPEDTGLHAEALGSLQKIPFSNSLASKTLPLSQVRGSEQPPRLIQRMESGYESSERNSNSPVSLDIPLNEGASNGLTGLKDAVLVKPPSSVGPSWKNVQKSKSSSALLQDVKASVKGNSHMSLVGEGRSELDELQEEVTRKAKEQELQRRKEKEREAAMGFNPRPSKFMDLDELQNQGKGDGFERCVLEAEALLDQSLRLEQAGEVAAAISVVNEAVSKLRHPMHESSANGQGRTVAEARLQKCMRRARGLQQRMQQQEKQQQEEKEKEREEEREQKLPISEQSVKVQVLLTEAQEEVVEALSETSLGPPSSFPIMPHSTAPSSLAPIHSTGPGPKHQGISGDIPDHPAVTDNGQHNWSLSDSWERSTAPGACLQSANKTSAPKPPSLLRESPAPPTHWTSQHLPASHSPTVSQMHSRAPSSSSDHPFDPEERLPSRQPSFRSSPLSQHSLVPDSSLSSACPAPPPPLCSRPSRSLEHTEAAATQESLPYSPADTCIAPRNPSPTLEHCPARPMPVERWAENVTRYYNSQNALQSSCGSPCEELSELESLYRASLQVPSIPRGHRGPSPQPTGRQGPAAARRLASGHSATLGRSKTPTAEIERSAYRTPAYTSTPAHRDPPATRMAKHADPRPIMRHLSTSLHAAPLSHNPSVFTHEPQHQYLHPLQQHRAPPAPPCQQTLRPSTLGPSRGRPGDSQKVDKFLAVLDRGEALGRENYHSVAMNYGTLPRAPRRPTPSGPSLPKARVGPAAGPEAWNYPDSGYATLAHPRRSAPASRVMETPYQQSQHPGRPTPTAPRMIPQHHEPVVKPLRLDVPPESDWRTADYRTAPIDGPAFSRPDPRTRSLRGNPAQLCSLCQQSPAEHGLSQCQTCRSYINHYRPTS, from the exons AGCATCTTTGCCCAGTTCCAGTTCAGCAGTGACAAGGTGCTGCCATCAGATGCTCTGCGTACTGCTCTGGCCAAGACCTTCCAGGATGAACAGCGATTCCAACTGGGCATCATGGATGATGCTGCTGAATGCTTT GAGAACATTCTGATGCGTATccactttcacattgctgatGAGTCCAAGGAGGACATCTGTACAGCCAAACACTGTATTCCACACCAGAAGTTTGCCATGACTCTCTTTGAGCAG TGTGTTTGCGGTAGCTGCGGAGCATCATCAGACCCTCTGCCTTTCATTCAAATGGTGCACTACATCTCCACCACCTCTCTCTG TAATCAGGCTGTGAGGATGCTGGAGAGCAGGGAGAAGCCAACTCCAGACATGTTCGGGGAGCTGCTGAGGAATGCCAGCACCATGGGAGACCTCCGCAATTGTCCT GGCAATTGTGGAGAAAAGCTGCGCATTCGGCGTGTTCTCATGAACTCTCCAGAGATCATCACCATTGGCCTGGTGTGGGACTCTGACCACTCTGACCTGGCTGAGGATGTCATCCACAGTTTGGGCACTATCCTGCGCCTTGGAGAT CTGTTTTACAGGGTGACTGAGGAGAAAGCCAGGCAGGCAGAGCTCTACCTAGTGGGCATGGTGTGTTACTACGGCAAACACTACTCTACCTTCTTCTTCCAGACCAAGATCCGCAAGTGGATGTATTTTGATGATGCACATGTGAAAGAG ATTGGGCCGAAGTGGAGAGATGTCGTATCTCGTTGTATAAAGGGCCATTAccagccgctgctgctgctctatGCTGACCCCCGGGGGACGCCAGTGTCCGTGCAGGACCTGGCCTCCCGTCTAGAACTGCACCACTACACCAAAACCTACTATGACAGCGAAGACTCTG gCCGTGAGCCATCCATCTCAAGTGACACACGGACAGACTCCTCAACAGACAGCTACAGTTATAAGCCGTCACACTCGCACCACGAATCGCTGGCCTCACACTTCTCCTCCGACTCCCAGGGAACTGTTGTCTGCAACCTTGAGAACTCTGCCTCACACAGCAGTCTAGACACTTCAG GTCCTTTAACTGACAGTGAGCCTGCACAGCGCCACACTCTCAGAAAAAGTGGGACAGCAGATAGAAAAAACGGTATCCTTGATAGGAAGAGGAGCACCAGTCGCCCATGGCGATTTGAGGAAAGGAGTCGGAGCTCAAAGACTGACGAGGTGTGTTCTGCAGGATACCACAGTGAAG GAGAGACCTTGAAAGAGCAGCAGGCCCCTCGGGCCACTCCTAAGAGCTCTAGCCGCCTGCGGGACTTTAAAGAGACCATGAGCAGTATTATCCTTAGCCGACCTCTCtcagcctcctcctccagctcagtGGGCCCCCCCGACACTGGGAACAAGAGCCACGACTGGGAGGCCGACAGCACCAGTAGCGAGTCCAAGTCCAGCTCATCTGGGGGGCGCTACCGGCCAGCCTGGAAGCCTCGACGTGAGGCTCTGAACATCGACACCATCTTTAGCAAAGAAAGACGTAGGCAGGCTGGCTATAGCCCGCTGGGCACCTCACTGCCCGAGGACACAGGGCTGCATGCAGAGGCTCTGGGGTCTCTTCAAAAGATTCCATTCAGCAACAGTCTTGCATCCAAGACTCTACCACTGTCCCAGGTCAGAGGGTCAGAGCAGCCACCACGCCTCATTCAGAGAATGGAGAGTGGATATGAGAGCAGcgagaggaacagcaacagccctGTTAGTCTGGATATACCTCTGAATGAGGGGGCCAGTAATGGCTTAACCGG TTTGAAAGATGCAGTTTTGGTAAAGCCGCCCTCCAGTGTTGGTCCCTCCTGGAAGAATGTGCAGAAGTCCAAGAGCAGCAGTGCCCTTTTGCAGGATGTTAAAGCCTCTGTTAAGGGAAACAGTCACATGAGTTTAG TGGGAGAGGGCAGAAGTGAACTGGATGAGCTTCAGGAGGAGGTGACACGCAAGGCTAAGGAGCAAGAGCTCCAGAGaaggaaggagaaggagagggaagCAGCCATGGGTTTCAACCCCAGACCCAGCAAATTCATGgacctggatgagctgcagaaCCAAG GGAAGGGGGACGGCTTTGAGCGGTGTGTGCTGGAGGCGGAAGCACTATTAGATCAATCTCTGAGGCTGGAGCAAGCAGGGGAGGTTGCTGCTGCTATCTCTGTGGTAAATGAAGCAGTGT CTAAACTCAGGCATCCCATGCATGAGAGCAGTGCTAACGGACAGGGCAGAACAGTGGCTGAGGCCCGACTGCAAAAGTGTATGCGGAGAGCACGAGGCCTGCAGCAGCGAATGCAGCAGCAGGAGAAGCAGCaacaggaggagaaggagaaggagagggaggaagagcgaGAGCAAAAGCTGCCTATCAG TGAACAGTCTGTCAAGGTCCAAGTACTTCTGACGGAAGCTCAGGAGGAGGTTGTGGAAGCACTGTCGGAAACTTCCCTAGGCCCGCCTTCATCTTTCCCCATAATGCCTCATTCCACTGCTCCTTCATCTCTTGCACCCATCCATTCTACAGGCCCAGGGCCCAAGCACCAGGGCATTTCAGGAGACATCCCTGACCACCCTGCAGTAACTGATAACGGACAGCATAACTGGTCACTCTCGGACTCATGGGAGCGCTCTACTGCACCAGGTGCTTGCCTACAGTCAGCCAATAAAACCAGCGCTCCGAAGCCACCCTCGCTGCTTAGAGAAAGCCCTGCTCCACCAACGCACTGGACCAGCCAGCATCTGCCTGCGTCCCACAGCCCCACTGTTTCTCAAATGCACTCACGTGCCCCTTCCTCATCCTCCGATCATCCCTTCGACCCAGAGGAGAGACTCCCCTCCCGTCAGCCTTCATTTCGCAGCTCTCCGCTCTCTCAGCATAGCCTTGTTCCCGACAGCAGCCTGTCCAGCGCCTGCccggctcctccaccacccctGTGCAGCCGGCCCTCTAGGAGTCTGGAGCACACGGAAGCTGCAGCCACACAGGAGTCTTTGCCCTACTCCCCAGCAGACACCTGCATCGCACCTCGCAACCCCTCGCCCACACTGGAGCACTGTCCTGCAAGACCCATGCCTGTAGAACGCTGGGCCGAAAATGTCACCAGATACTACAACTCCCAAAATGCTCTGCAGTCATCCTGTGGCTCGCCATGTGAGGAGCTGTCTGAGCTGGAGTCACTCTACAGGGCCAGCCTGCAGGTTCCCAGCATTCCCCGGGGCCACAGAGGGCCCAGTCCACAACCCACTGGGAGACAAG GACCTGCTGCTGCTCGCAGACTTGCATCTGGACACTCTGCCACCCTTGGTCGCTCCAAAACACCCACTGCAGAGATCGAAAGGAGTGCCTACAGGACGCCAGCATATACCAGCACTCCAGCACACAGA GACCCTCCTGCCACAAGGATGGCCAAGCATGCGGACCCACGGCCGATTATGCGCCACTTAAGCACCTCCCTGCATGCCGCACCCCTATCCCACAACCCTTCAGTGTTCACCCACGAGCCCCAACACCAGTACCTTCACCCGCTCCAACAGCACCGTGCTCCACCAGCACCGCCATGCCAGCAGACATTGCGGCCCAGCACGCTGGGGCCCTCTCGTGGACGCCCAG GAGATTCCCAAAAGGTCGACAAGTTTCTGGCTGTGCTTGACCGGGGTGAAGCTCTCGGCCGTGAAAACTACCACAGTGTTGCAATGAACTATGGCACGCTGCCCCGGGCTCCACGAAGGCCTACACCTTCGGGGCCCTCTCTGCCCAAGGCAAGAGTAGGACCTGCTGCTGGCCCCGAGGCCTGGAACTACCCAGACTCTGGCTATGCCACCTTGGCACACCCACGCCGCTCAGCACCTGCCAGCAGAGTCATGGAGACTCCTTATCAGCAGTCTCAGCACCCAGGCCGGCCCACTCCAACAGCCCCACGCATGATCCCCCAGCACCATGAGCCTGTGGTCAAGCCCCTACGTCTTGACGTGCCACCAGAGAGTGACTGGAGGACCGCTGACTACAGAACGGCTCCAATAGATGGCCCAGCGTTCTCCAGACCAGACCCCCGCACCAGATCGCTTCGTGGCAACCCAGCCCAACTTTGCTCTCTTTGCCAGCAGAGCCCAGCTGAACATGGGCTCAGCCAATGCCAGACCTGCCGGTCCTACATAAACCACTATAGACCAACCAGCTAA
- the usp54a gene encoding inactive ubiquitin carboxyl-terminal hydrolase 54a isoform X3, producing the protein MSWKRNYFASGSSGLQGIFTPRTMTSIAPSKGLSNEPGQNSCFLNSALQVLWHLDIFRRSFRQLTTHKCMEDSCIFCALKSIFAQFQFSSDKVLPSDALRTALAKTFQDEQRFQLGIMDDAAECFENILMRIHFHIADESKEDICTAKHCIPHQKFAMTLFEQCVCGSCGASSDPLPFIQMVHYISTTSLCNQAVRMLESREKPTPDMFGELLRNASTMGDLRNCPGNCGEKLRIRRVLMNSPEIITIGLVWDSDHSDLAEDVIHSLGTILRLGDLFYRVTEEKARQAELYLVGMVCYYGKHYSTFFFQTKIRKWMYFDDAHVKEIGPKWRDVVSRCIKGHYQPLLLLYADPRGTPVSVQDLASRLELHHYTKTYYDSEDSGREPSISSDTRTDSSTDSYSYKPSHSHHESLASHFSSDSQGTVVCNLENSASHSSLDTSGPLTDSEPAQRHTLRKSGTADRKNGILDRKRSTSRPWRFEERSRSSKTDEVCSAGYHSEGETLKEQQAPRATPKSSSRLRDFKETMSSIILSRPLSASSSSSVGPPDTGNKSHDWEADSTSSESKSSSSGGRYRPAWKPRREALNIDTIFSKERRRQAGYSPLGTSLPEDTGLHAEALGSLQKIPFSNSLASKTLPLSQVRGSEQPPRLIQRMESGYESSERNSNSPVSLDIPLNEGASNGLTGLKDAVLVKPPSSVGPSWKNVQKSKSSSALLQDVKASVKGNSHMSLVGEGRSELDELQEEVTRKAKEQELQRRKEKEREAAMGFNPRPSKFMDLDELQNQGKGDGFERCVLEAEALLDQSLRLEQAGEVAAAISVVNEAVLNSLSRSKYF; encoded by the exons AGCATCTTTGCCCAGTTCCAGTTCAGCAGTGACAAGGTGCTGCCATCAGATGCTCTGCGTACTGCTCTGGCCAAGACCTTCCAGGATGAACAGCGATTCCAACTGGGCATCATGGATGATGCTGCTGAATGCTTT GAGAACATTCTGATGCGTATccactttcacattgctgatGAGTCCAAGGAGGACATCTGTACAGCCAAACACTGTATTCCACACCAGAAGTTTGCCATGACTCTCTTTGAGCAG TGTGTTTGCGGTAGCTGCGGAGCATCATCAGACCCTCTGCCTTTCATTCAAATGGTGCACTACATCTCCACCACCTCTCTCTG TAATCAGGCTGTGAGGATGCTGGAGAGCAGGGAGAAGCCAACTCCAGACATGTTCGGGGAGCTGCTGAGGAATGCCAGCACCATGGGAGACCTCCGCAATTGTCCT GGCAATTGTGGAGAAAAGCTGCGCATTCGGCGTGTTCTCATGAACTCTCCAGAGATCATCACCATTGGCCTGGTGTGGGACTCTGACCACTCTGACCTGGCTGAGGATGTCATCCACAGTTTGGGCACTATCCTGCGCCTTGGAGAT CTGTTTTACAGGGTGACTGAGGAGAAAGCCAGGCAGGCAGAGCTCTACCTAGTGGGCATGGTGTGTTACTACGGCAAACACTACTCTACCTTCTTCTTCCAGACCAAGATCCGCAAGTGGATGTATTTTGATGATGCACATGTGAAAGAG ATTGGGCCGAAGTGGAGAGATGTCGTATCTCGTTGTATAAAGGGCCATTAccagccgctgctgctgctctatGCTGACCCCCGGGGGACGCCAGTGTCCGTGCAGGACCTGGCCTCCCGTCTAGAACTGCACCACTACACCAAAACCTACTATGACAGCGAAGACTCTG gCCGTGAGCCATCCATCTCAAGTGACACACGGACAGACTCCTCAACAGACAGCTACAGTTATAAGCCGTCACACTCGCACCACGAATCGCTGGCCTCACACTTCTCCTCCGACTCCCAGGGAACTGTTGTCTGCAACCTTGAGAACTCTGCCTCACACAGCAGTCTAGACACTTCAG GTCCTTTAACTGACAGTGAGCCTGCACAGCGCCACACTCTCAGAAAAAGTGGGACAGCAGATAGAAAAAACGGTATCCTTGATAGGAAGAGGAGCACCAGTCGCCCATGGCGATTTGAGGAAAGGAGTCGGAGCTCAAAGACTGACGAGGTGTGTTCTGCAGGATACCACAGTGAAG GAGAGACCTTGAAAGAGCAGCAGGCCCCTCGGGCCACTCCTAAGAGCTCTAGCCGCCTGCGGGACTTTAAAGAGACCATGAGCAGTATTATCCTTAGCCGACCTCTCtcagcctcctcctccagctcagtGGGCCCCCCCGACACTGGGAACAAGAGCCACGACTGGGAGGCCGACAGCACCAGTAGCGAGTCCAAGTCCAGCTCATCTGGGGGGCGCTACCGGCCAGCCTGGAAGCCTCGACGTGAGGCTCTGAACATCGACACCATCTTTAGCAAAGAAAGACGTAGGCAGGCTGGCTATAGCCCGCTGGGCACCTCACTGCCCGAGGACACAGGGCTGCATGCAGAGGCTCTGGGGTCTCTTCAAAAGATTCCATTCAGCAACAGTCTTGCATCCAAGACTCTACCACTGTCCCAGGTCAGAGGGTCAGAGCAGCCACCACGCCTCATTCAGAGAATGGAGAGTGGATATGAGAGCAGcgagaggaacagcaacagccctGTTAGTCTGGATATACCTCTGAATGAGGGGGCCAGTAATGGCTTAACCGG TTTGAAAGATGCAGTTTTGGTAAAGCCGCCCTCCAGTGTTGGTCCCTCCTGGAAGAATGTGCAGAAGTCCAAGAGCAGCAGTGCCCTTTTGCAGGATGTTAAAGCCTCTGTTAAGGGAAACAGTCACATGAGTTTAG TGGGAGAGGGCAGAAGTGAACTGGATGAGCTTCAGGAGGAGGTGACACGCAAGGCTAAGGAGCAAGAGCTCCAGAGaaggaaggagaaggagagggaagCAGCCATGGGTTTCAACCCCAGACCCAGCAAATTCATGgacctggatgagctgcagaaCCAAG GGAAGGGGGACGGCTTTGAGCGGTGTGTGCTGGAGGCGGAAGCACTATTAGATCAATCTCTGAGGCTGGAGCAAGCAGGGGAGGTTGCTGCTGCTATCTCTGTGGTAAATGAAGCAGTGT TGAACAGTCTGTCAAGGTCCAAGTACTTCTGA
- the usp54a gene encoding inactive ubiquitin carboxyl-terminal hydrolase 54a isoform X1, protein MSWKRNYFASGSSGLQGIFTPRTMTSIAPSKGLSNEPGQNSCFLNSALQVLWHLDIFRRSFRQLTTHKCMEDSCIFCALKSIFAQFQFSSDKVLPSDALRTALAKTFQDEQRFQLGIMDDAAECFENILMRIHFHIADESKEDICTAKHCIPHQKFAMTLFEQCVCGSCGASSDPLPFIQMVHYISTTSLCNQAVRMLESREKPTPDMFGELLRNASTMGDLRNCPGNCGEKLRIRRVLMNSPEIITIGLVWDSDHSDLAEDVIHSLGTILRLGDLFYRVTEEKARQAELYLVGMVCYYGKHYSTFFFQTKIRKWMYFDDAHVKEIGPKWRDVVSRCIKGHYQPLLLLYADPRGTPVSVQDLASRLELHHYTKTYYDSEDSGREPSISSDTRTDSSTDSYSYKPSHSHHESLASHFSSDSQGTVVCNLENSASHSSLDTSGPLTDSEPAQRHTLRKSGTADRKNGILDRKRSTSRPWRFEERSRSSKTDEVCSAGYHSEGETLKEQQAPRATPKSSSRLRDFKETMSSIILSRPLSASSSSSVGPPDTGNKSHDWEADSTSSESKSSSSGGRYRPAWKPRREALNIDTIFSKERRRQAGYSPLGTSLPEDTGLHAEALGSLQKIPFSNSLASKTLPLSQVRGSEQPPRLIQRMESGYESSERNSNSPVSLDIPLNEGASNGLTGLKDAVLVKPPSSVGPSWKNVQKSKSSSALLQDVKASVKGNSHMSLVGEGRSELDELQEEVTRKAKEQELQRRKEKEREAAMGFNPRPSKFMDLDELQNQGKGDGFERCVLEAEALLDQSLRLEQAGEVAAAISVVNEAVSKLRHPMHESSANGQGRTVAEARLQKCMRRARGLQQRMQQQEKQQQEEKEKEREEEREQKLPISEQSVKVQVLLTEAQEEVVEALSETSLGPPSSFPIMPHSTAPSSLAPIHSTGPGPKHQGISGDIPDHPAVTDNGQHNWSLSDSWERSTAPGACLQSANKTSAPKPPSLLRESPAPPTHWTSQHLPASHSPTVSQMHSRAPSSSSDHPFDPEERLPSRQPSFRSSPLSQHSLVPDSSLSSACPAPPPPLCSRPSRSLEHTEAAATQESLPYSPADTCIAPRNPSPTLEHCPARPMPVERWAENVTRYYNSQNALQSSCGSPCEELSELESLYRASLQVPSIPRGHRGPSPQPTGRQGPAAARRLASGHSATLGRSKTPTAEIERSAYRTPAYTSTPAHRPVTAAVNEMQVDEDELYSAENLRRIARSLSGTVIGGRADNLIPSRSFDPPATRMAKHADPRPIMRHLSTSLHAAPLSHNPSVFTHEPQHQYLHPLQQHRAPPAPPCQQTLRPSTLGPSRGRPGDSQKVDKFLAVLDRGEALGRENYHSVAMNYGTLPRAPRRPTPSGPSLPKARVGPAAGPEAWNYPDSGYATLAHPRRSAPASRVMETPYQQSQHPGRPTPTAPRMIPQHHEPVVKPLRLDVPPESDWRTADYRTAPIDGPAFSRPDPRTRSLRGNPAQLCSLCQQSPAEHGLSQCQTCRSYINHYRPTS, encoded by the exons AGCATCTTTGCCCAGTTCCAGTTCAGCAGTGACAAGGTGCTGCCATCAGATGCTCTGCGTACTGCTCTGGCCAAGACCTTCCAGGATGAACAGCGATTCCAACTGGGCATCATGGATGATGCTGCTGAATGCTTT GAGAACATTCTGATGCGTATccactttcacattgctgatGAGTCCAAGGAGGACATCTGTACAGCCAAACACTGTATTCCACACCAGAAGTTTGCCATGACTCTCTTTGAGCAG TGTGTTTGCGGTAGCTGCGGAGCATCATCAGACCCTCTGCCTTTCATTCAAATGGTGCACTACATCTCCACCACCTCTCTCTG TAATCAGGCTGTGAGGATGCTGGAGAGCAGGGAGAAGCCAACTCCAGACATGTTCGGGGAGCTGCTGAGGAATGCCAGCACCATGGGAGACCTCCGCAATTGTCCT GGCAATTGTGGAGAAAAGCTGCGCATTCGGCGTGTTCTCATGAACTCTCCAGAGATCATCACCATTGGCCTGGTGTGGGACTCTGACCACTCTGACCTGGCTGAGGATGTCATCCACAGTTTGGGCACTATCCTGCGCCTTGGAGAT CTGTTTTACAGGGTGACTGAGGAGAAAGCCAGGCAGGCAGAGCTCTACCTAGTGGGCATGGTGTGTTACTACGGCAAACACTACTCTACCTTCTTCTTCCAGACCAAGATCCGCAAGTGGATGTATTTTGATGATGCACATGTGAAAGAG ATTGGGCCGAAGTGGAGAGATGTCGTATCTCGTTGTATAAAGGGCCATTAccagccgctgctgctgctctatGCTGACCCCCGGGGGACGCCAGTGTCCGTGCAGGACCTGGCCTCCCGTCTAGAACTGCACCACTACACCAAAACCTACTATGACAGCGAAGACTCTG gCCGTGAGCCATCCATCTCAAGTGACACACGGACAGACTCCTCAACAGACAGCTACAGTTATAAGCCGTCACACTCGCACCACGAATCGCTGGCCTCACACTTCTCCTCCGACTCCCAGGGAACTGTTGTCTGCAACCTTGAGAACTCTGCCTCACACAGCAGTCTAGACACTTCAG GTCCTTTAACTGACAGTGAGCCTGCACAGCGCCACACTCTCAGAAAAAGTGGGACAGCAGATAGAAAAAACGGTATCCTTGATAGGAAGAGGAGCACCAGTCGCCCATGGCGATTTGAGGAAAGGAGTCGGAGCTCAAAGACTGACGAGGTGTGTTCTGCAGGATACCACAGTGAAG GAGAGACCTTGAAAGAGCAGCAGGCCCCTCGGGCCACTCCTAAGAGCTCTAGCCGCCTGCGGGACTTTAAAGAGACCATGAGCAGTATTATCCTTAGCCGACCTCTCtcagcctcctcctccagctcagtGGGCCCCCCCGACACTGGGAACAAGAGCCACGACTGGGAGGCCGACAGCACCAGTAGCGAGTCCAAGTCCAGCTCATCTGGGGGGCGCTACCGGCCAGCCTGGAAGCCTCGACGTGAGGCTCTGAACATCGACACCATCTTTAGCAAAGAAAGACGTAGGCAGGCTGGCTATAGCCCGCTGGGCACCTCACTGCCCGAGGACACAGGGCTGCATGCAGAGGCTCTGGGGTCTCTTCAAAAGATTCCATTCAGCAACAGTCTTGCATCCAAGACTCTACCACTGTCCCAGGTCAGAGGGTCAGAGCAGCCACCACGCCTCATTCAGAGAATGGAGAGTGGATATGAGAGCAGcgagaggaacagcaacagccctGTTAGTCTGGATATACCTCTGAATGAGGGGGCCAGTAATGGCTTAACCGG TTTGAAAGATGCAGTTTTGGTAAAGCCGCCCTCCAGTGTTGGTCCCTCCTGGAAGAATGTGCAGAAGTCCAAGAGCAGCAGTGCCCTTTTGCAGGATGTTAAAGCCTCTGTTAAGGGAAACAGTCACATGAGTTTAG TGGGAGAGGGCAGAAGTGAACTGGATGAGCTTCAGGAGGAGGTGACACGCAAGGCTAAGGAGCAAGAGCTCCAGAGaaggaaggagaaggagagggaagCAGCCATGGGTTTCAACCCCAGACCCAGCAAATTCATGgacctggatgagctgcagaaCCAAG GGAAGGGGGACGGCTTTGAGCGGTGTGTGCTGGAGGCGGAAGCACTATTAGATCAATCTCTGAGGCTGGAGCAAGCAGGGGAGGTTGCTGCTGCTATCTCTGTGGTAAATGAAGCAGTGT CTAAACTCAGGCATCCCATGCATGAGAGCAGTGCTAACGGACAGGGCAGAACAGTGGCTGAGGCCCGACTGCAAAAGTGTATGCGGAGAGCACGAGGCCTGCAGCAGCGAATGCAGCAGCAGGAGAAGCAGCaacaggaggagaaggagaaggagagggaggaagagcgaGAGCAAAAGCTGCCTATCAG TGAACAGTCTGTCAAGGTCCAAGTACTTCTGACGGAAGCTCAGGAGGAGGTTGTGGAAGCACTGTCGGAAACTTCCCTAGGCCCGCCTTCATCTTTCCCCATAATGCCTCATTCCACTGCTCCTTCATCTCTTGCACCCATCCATTCTACAGGCCCAGGGCCCAAGCACCAGGGCATTTCAGGAGACATCCCTGACCACCCTGCAGTAACTGATAACGGACAGCATAACTGGTCACTCTCGGACTCATGGGAGCGCTCTACTGCACCAGGTGCTTGCCTACAGTCAGCCAATAAAACCAGCGCTCCGAAGCCACCCTCGCTGCTTAGAGAAAGCCCTGCTCCACCAACGCACTGGACCAGCCAGCATCTGCCTGCGTCCCACAGCCCCACTGTTTCTCAAATGCACTCACGTGCCCCTTCCTCATCCTCCGATCATCCCTTCGACCCAGAGGAGAGACTCCCCTCCCGTCAGCCTTCATTTCGCAGCTCTCCGCTCTCTCAGCATAGCCTTGTTCCCGACAGCAGCCTGTCCAGCGCCTGCccggctcctccaccacccctGTGCAGCCGGCCCTCTAGGAGTCTGGAGCACACGGAAGCTGCAGCCACACAGGAGTCTTTGCCCTACTCCCCAGCAGACACCTGCATCGCACCTCGCAACCCCTCGCCCACACTGGAGCACTGTCCTGCAAGACCCATGCCTGTAGAACGCTGGGCCGAAAATGTCACCAGATACTACAACTCCCAAAATGCTCTGCAGTCATCCTGTGGCTCGCCATGTGAGGAGCTGTCTGAGCTGGAGTCACTCTACAGGGCCAGCCTGCAGGTTCCCAGCATTCCCCGGGGCCACAGAGGGCCCAGTCCACAACCCACTGGGAGACAAG GACCTGCTGCTGCTCGCAGACTTGCATCTGGACACTCTGCCACCCTTGGTCGCTCCAAAACACCCACTGCAGAGATCGAAAGGAGTGCCTACAGGACGCCAGCATATACCAGCACTCCAGCACACAGA CCTGTGACTGCTGCAGTGAATGAGATGCAAGTGGATGAGGATGAATTATACAGTGCCGAGAATCTGCGTCGTATTGCACGCAGTTTGAGTGGGACAGTCATAGGTGGACGAGCTGACAACCTTATCCCTTCTCGCAGCTTT GACCCTCCTGCCACAAGGATGGCCAAGCATGCGGACCCACGGCCGATTATGCGCCACTTAAGCACCTCCCTGCATGCCGCACCCCTATCCCACAACCCTTCAGTGTTCACCCACGAGCCCCAACACCAGTACCTTCACCCGCTCCAACAGCACCGTGCTCCACCAGCACCGCCATGCCAGCAGACATTGCGGCCCAGCACGCTGGGGCCCTCTCGTGGACGCCCAG GAGATTCCCAAAAGGTCGACAAGTTTCTGGCTGTGCTTGACCGGGGTGAAGCTCTCGGCCGTGAAAACTACCACAGTGTTGCAATGAACTATGGCACGCTGCCCCGGGCTCCACGAAGGCCTACACCTTCGGGGCCCTCTCTGCCCAAGGCAAGAGTAGGACCTGCTGCTGGCCCCGAGGCCTGGAACTACCCAGACTCTGGCTATGCCACCTTGGCACACCCACGCCGCTCAGCACCTGCCAGCAGAGTCATGGAGACTCCTTATCAGCAGTCTCAGCACCCAGGCCGGCCCACTCCAACAGCCCCACGCATGATCCCCCAGCACCATGAGCCTGTGGTCAAGCCCCTACGTCTTGACGTGCCACCAGAGAGTGACTGGAGGACCGCTGACTACAGAACGGCTCCAATAGATGGCCCAGCGTTCTCCAGACCAGACCCCCGCACCAGATCGCTTCGTGGCAACCCAGCCCAACTTTGCTCTCTTTGCCAGCAGAGCCCAGCTGAACATGGGCTCAGCCAATGCCAGACCTGCCGGTCCTACATAAACCACTATAGACCAACCAGCTAA